The following coding sequences lie in one Lolium perenne isolate Kyuss_39 chromosome 2, Kyuss_2.0, whole genome shotgun sequence genomic window:
- the LOC139835686 gene encoding flavin-containing monooxygenase FMO GS-OX-like 9, whose product MAAAAEHFVDEGSGLAVYLFDSLGVQHGKPLYNQRRSGMAAARELRREGHAITVMEQSADVGGQWLYDPRTDGDDPLGAAVPVRVPGSMYACLRLISPREAMGFSDFQFLPRHGVAGRDPRRYPVHREMYCYLRDFCDVFGLMDAVRLNTRVLRVAETMPASSTRQWAVRSVQLCDGDEKEEVFDAVVVATGHYSQPKLPRIKGMEEWLRRQMHSHSYRTPDPFRGEVVVMVGCGDSGKDIALDLRRVAKEVHLTAKSTEEAMTPAMSKMLANHANLHLHPQIDQLHADGRVVFADGSSVVADTVMYCTGYTYSFPFLDTGGAVTVDDNRVSPLFEHVFPPSLAPSLSFVGVPRKVLIPWFFEAQGKWVAQVLSGRRALPPVEEMLRSVEEHYRAREAAGVPKKYTHDIGGVEPLKMYEFGEKYCDFPRIENWQRELILSCIAGMNEDMENFRDRTDDSDNVRKGLQTWHSLAASAQAQDDKKVTVKDLAAIQVDSQAMTKLLVN is encoded by the exons atggcggccgcggcgGAACATTTCGTCGATGAAGGCTCGG GCCTCGCTGTCTACCTCTTCGACAGTCTAGGCGTCCAGCATGGCAAGCCGCTG tacaatcaaagacgctcTGGCATGGCGGCTGCGCGCGAGCTGCGGCGGGAGGGCCACGCCATCACGGTCATGGAGCAGAGCGCCGACGTCGGCGGGCAGTGGCTGTACGACCCGAGGACCGACGGCGACGACCCGCTCGGGGCCGCGGTGCCGGTGCGCGTGCCCGGCAGCATGTACGCCTGCCTCCGCCTCATCAGTCCACGGGAGGCCATGGGGTTCTCCGACTTCCAGTTCCTGCCAAGGCACGGCGTCGCCGGCCGCGACCCGCGCCGCTACCCCGTTCACCGGGAGATGTACTGCTACCTCCGGGACTTCTGCGACGTGTTCGGGCTCATGGACGCCGTCAGGCTCAACACCCGCGTCCTGCGCGTCGCCGAGACCATGCCGGCGTCGTCGACGCGACAATGGGCGGTGAGATCCGTGCAGCTCTGCGACGGCGATGAGAAGGAGGAGGTGTTCGACGCGGTCGTGGTGGCTACCGGCCACTACTCGCAGCCGAAGCTCCCGCGCATCAAAGGCATGGAGGAGTGGCTGCGGAGGCAGATGCACAGCCACTCGTACCGGACGCCGGATCCGTTCCGCGGCGAGGTGGTGGTGATGGTCGGGTGCGGGgacagcggcaaggacatcgcgcTGGACCTGCGCCGCGTCGCCAAGGAGGTGCACctcaccgccaagtccacggaggaGGCCATGACGCCGGCTATGTCCAAGATGCTGGCCAACCACGCCAACCTGCACCTCCACCCGCAGATAGACCAGCTGCACGCCGACGGGCGCGTGGTGTTCGCGGACGGCTCAAGCGTCGTCGCGGACACGGTCATGTACTGCACGGGGTACACCTACTCGTTCCCGTTCCTGGACACGGGCGGCGCGGTGACCGTGGACGACAACCGCGTCAGCCCGCTGTTCGAGCACGTGTTCCCGCCGTCCCTGGCGCCGTCGCTCTCCTTCGTGGGCGTGCCGAGGAAGGTCCTGATACCGTGGTTCTTCGAGGCGCAGGGGAAGTGGGTCGCGCAGGTGCTGTCTGGCCGGCGGGCGCTGCCGCCGGTGGAGGAGATGCTGCGGTCCGTGGAGGAGCATTACCGCGCCAGGGAGGCCGCCGGCGTGCCCAAGAAGTACACCCACGACATCGGCGGCGTGGAACCTCTGAAGATGTACGAGTTCGGGGAGAAGTACTGCGACTTCCCGCGGATCGAGAACTGGCAGAGGGAGCTGATCCTGTCGTGCATCGCGGGCATGAACGAGGACATGGAGAACTTCCGCGACCGCACCGACGACAGCGACAACGTCCGGAAGGGTCTGCAGACATGGCACAGCTTAGCTGCTTCTGCTCAAGCTCAAGACGATAAGAAAGTTACTGTGAAAGACCTAGCTGCTATTCAAGTTGATTCGCAGGCCATGACTAAGCTTCTTGTCAACTGA